A DNA window from Micromonospora sp. NBC_01739 contains the following coding sequences:
- a CDS encoding cell division protein CrgA — MPKSQVRKKKVYTPPTDVRPTATAATRKPSPIWLPVTAVSLIVFGIGWLVVYYLSEQEYPVMELGYWNLAVGFGAMVGSLILLSRWR; from the coding sequence GTGCCCAAGTCTCAGGTCCGTAAGAAGAAGGTGTACACCCCGCCCACGGACGTCCGCCCGACGGCGACAGCGGCGACGCGTAAGCCCAGCCCGATCTGGCTGCCGGTCACCGCCGTGTCCCTGATCGTCTTCGGCATCGGTTGGTTGGTGGTCTACTACCTCTCCGAGCAGGAGTACCCCGTCATGGAGTTGGGGTACTGGAACCTGGCGGTGGGTTTCGGCGCCATGGTCGGCTCCCTGATCCTGCTTTCCCGCTGGCGCTGA
- a CDS encoding helix-turn-helix domain-containing protein, producing the protein MALMTVPNTALRAVRTGMRMSQDDFARALQAAGHRVGEPNDANKRLVQRWESGAITAPRPVYARALEVVTGLPISLLGFAAVPNEHVADDQHGGHDLTSPMSDLATPTPSARASTVHRSYEGVWLSRYQYHSSGRGDSFAGQHFLVMLQHGDRLTARSLPGSASSSLSLDLTVDGAVATGTWVEQTDPAGYYRGARYHGAIQLLAEPTGRRMAGKWVGFGKDMDVNTGPWELIFRDASTSKATLDRYNTAAE; encoded by the coding sequence TTGGCGCTCATGACCGTCCCGAACACCGCCCTGCGTGCCGTCCGCACCGGGATGCGCATGAGCCAGGACGACTTCGCCCGCGCGCTCCAGGCCGCCGGCCACCGCGTCGGCGAGCCCAACGACGCCAACAAGAGACTCGTCCAGCGATGGGAGTCCGGCGCGATCACCGCGCCACGACCGGTCTACGCCCGCGCGCTGGAGGTCGTCACCGGCCTACCCATCTCGCTGCTCGGTTTCGCCGCCGTGCCCAACGAGCACGTAGCCGACGATCAACACGGTGGCCACGACCTGACATCTCCCATGTCCGACCTGGCCACGCCGACGCCAAGCGCCAGAGCATCCACGGTCCACAGGTCCTACGAAGGTGTCTGGCTCAGCCGCTACCAGTACCACTCCAGCGGCCGAGGAGACTCCTTCGCCGGGCAACACTTCCTGGTCATGCTCCAGCACGGCGACCGACTGACCGCGCGTAGCCTGCCCGGCTCGGCGTCATCGTCTCTGTCACTCGATCTGACCGTGGACGGTGCCGTGGCCACCGGAACGTGGGTCGAGCAGACCGACCCAGCCGGCTACTACCGGGGCGCCCGCTATCACGGCGCGATCCAACTACTCGCCGAGCCCACCGGTCGACGGATGGCCGGAAAGTGGGTCGGATTCGGCAAGGACATGGACGTCAACACCGGCCCCTGGGAACTCATCTTCCGTGACGCCTCCACCTCGAAGGCAACGCTCGACCGGTACAACACCGCAGCTGAATAG
- a CDS encoding NlpC/P60 family protein, whose amino-acid sequence MTAAPRSHWYRCTTALAALSATAVILTGGATAAHADPSVDAIERRIDADWNRLEPLIERHNATRQDLAGKRREADSLAARIAPLQRQVDEAMSQVGALAARAYMGDTVGAVNALLGSRSPGEAVEQIGLLDRYAHHQQQAVRQAAALRDELAAAKARLDVAIGELTRTEVALAGKRRQIDAEIDRLQRLRLRAYGRGGGGPLRPAPCPADYPGGAAGVAVKFACAQIGKPYSWGAEGPYAYDCSGLMLAAWARAGVALPHNAARQRQVTRSVARSALRPGDLVFYYRDLHHVGMYVGDGWVVHASRAGQPVKMKRMESSPVHSFGRPG is encoded by the coding sequence GTGACGGCTGCGCCGCGATCTCACTGGTACCGCTGCACCACCGCACTAGCCGCCCTGTCCGCGACCGCCGTCATCCTCACCGGCGGCGCCACGGCGGCCCACGCCGACCCGTCCGTCGACGCCATCGAGCGCCGGATCGACGCGGACTGGAACCGGCTGGAACCACTCATCGAACGGCACAACGCCACCCGGCAGGATCTGGCCGGCAAGCGCCGGGAGGCGGACTCCCTGGCCGCCCGCATCGCCCCCCTCCAGCGCCAGGTCGACGAGGCGATGAGCCAGGTAGGCGCCCTGGCGGCACGGGCGTACATGGGTGACACTGTCGGTGCCGTCAACGCGCTGTTGGGCAGCAGATCCCCCGGCGAGGCCGTGGAGCAGATCGGCCTGCTCGACCGGTACGCCCACCACCAGCAGCAGGCCGTACGACAGGCTGCCGCGCTACGCGACGAACTCGCCGCCGCCAAGGCCCGGCTGGACGTGGCCATCGGCGAGTTGACCCGGACGGAGGTCGCACTCGCGGGGAAGCGACGCCAGATCGACGCCGAGATCGACCGGTTGCAGCGGCTGCGACTGCGGGCGTACGGCCGGGGTGGTGGCGGCCCGCTGCGGCCCGCGCCCTGTCCGGCCGACTATCCGGGCGGGGCGGCCGGGGTGGCGGTGAAGTTCGCCTGCGCCCAGATCGGCAAGCCGTACTCCTGGGGTGCTGAGGGACCCTACGCGTACGACTGCTCCGGTCTGATGCTCGCCGCGTGGGCGCGGGCCGGGGTGGCCCTGCCGCACAACGCGGCCCGGCAGCGTCAGGTGACCCGGTCGGTAGCCCGTAGCGCCCTACGCCCGGGTGACCTGGTCTTCTACTACCGGGATCTGCACCATGTCGGCATGTACGTCGGCGACGGCTGGGTGGTGCACGCCTCCCGCGCCGGTCAGCCGGTGAAGATGAAACGGATGGAGAGCAGCCCCGTCCACAGCTTCGGTCGGCCCGGCTGA
- a CDS encoding C40 family peptidase yields the protein MSVATMPLHRPVPGWPRRPGGLRRAAHRLVVLVAAAAVGAGLIAAPAYAEPSVEEIERQIDKQWQQLEPTIEQYNKVRSQLKVNRKKASDLQKKIQPLALEAELAMNRVADLASRYYVNGPSQELGAVLLNAKPDMLGEQMALLERLAAYERQQLEGVMKVRKKYDDQKAKLDALIADQETKEKQLAAKKKQIDTKIKQLERSLPVTTVKTTNCPTINGVVSAAARTAIKVACAQVGKPYVWGATGPNSFDCSGLTQYAYKAAGIYLTHFTGAQWNEGKAISRADARPGDLVFFRSDLSHVGLYLGNNLMVHAPRAGKPVNVSPITTMPIAGFRRPG from the coding sequence CTGTCGGTGGCAACCATGCCCCTCCATCGTCCTGTGCCCGGATGGCCGCGTCGTCCAGGTGGCCTACGGAGAGCTGCGCACCGCCTGGTCGTGCTGGTGGCCGCCGCCGCGGTCGGTGCCGGCCTGATCGCCGCCCCCGCGTACGCGGAACCCTCCGTGGAGGAGATCGAGCGCCAGATCGACAAGCAGTGGCAGCAGCTTGAGCCCACCATCGAGCAGTACAACAAGGTGCGGTCGCAGCTGAAGGTCAACCGCAAGAAGGCCAGCGACCTGCAGAAGAAGATCCAGCCCCTGGCCCTGGAGGCCGAGCTGGCCATGAACCGGGTGGCCGACCTGGCCTCCCGGTACTACGTCAACGGGCCCTCCCAGGAACTCGGGGCGGTGCTGCTGAACGCCAAGCCGGACATGCTGGGCGAGCAGATGGCCCTGCTGGAGCGGCTGGCCGCGTACGAGCGGCAGCAGCTTGAGGGCGTGATGAAGGTCCGCAAGAAGTACGACGACCAGAAGGCCAAGCTCGACGCGCTGATCGCCGACCAGGAAACCAAGGAAAAGCAGCTGGCGGCGAAGAAGAAGCAGATCGACACCAAGATCAAGCAGCTTGAGCGGTCCCTGCCGGTGACCACGGTCAAGACCACCAACTGCCCGACCATCAACGGGGTGGTCAGCGCGGCGGCCCGGACCGCCATCAAGGTGGCCTGCGCCCAGGTCGGCAAGCCGTACGTCTGGGGTGCCACCGGCCCGAACTCGTTCGACTGCTCCGGCCTCACCCAGTACGCCTACAAGGCCGCCGGCATCTACCTGACGCACTTCACCGGTGCGCAGTGGAACGAGGGCAAGGCCATCTCCCGGGCCGATGCCCGCCCCGGCGATCTGGTCTTCTTCCGCAGTGACCTCAGTCACGTCGGCCTCTATCTGGGCAACAATCTGATGGTGCACGCACCCAGAGCGGGTAAACCCGTGAACGTCTCTCCGATCACCACCATGCCGATCGCCGGCTTCCGCCGACCCGGCTGA
- a CDS encoding zinc metalloprotease, with the protein MGLRPVLLHRRLAGIASTSLAVTLGLVTVGALPAATISASPAMAAGHAHAHADEECADPTGSAARVRDGGVLAHDPNELTKSQVLQREAEFADLLQERAKRVGQRSLGTQAAAASVTIPVVVHVIRRDTTRAGGNIPDSMIQSQINVLNQAFSGASGGAATAFAFQLQSINRVTNTSWYPIRQGTTAERQMKTQLRVGGKNTLNIYLGALSNNLLGWATFPQRTLNSMDGVVVLSESLPGGTATNYNQGDTGTHEVGHWLNLYHTFQGGCSGSGDQVSDTPAEASPASGCPTGRDTCSAPGLDPITNFMDYSYDSCMYQFTAGQASRMISAWNTYRAA; encoded by the coding sequence ATGGGACTCCGTCCCGTCCTGCTGCACCGGCGCCTCGCCGGTATCGCATCGACGTCGCTGGCCGTGACGCTCGGCCTGGTAACGGTCGGCGCGCTGCCGGCCGCCACCATCTCCGCCAGCCCGGCGATGGCCGCCGGGCACGCGCACGCGCACGCCGACGAGGAGTGCGCCGACCCGACCGGCAGTGCGGCCCGGGTCCGTGATGGCGGCGTCCTCGCGCACGACCCGAACGAGTTGACCAAGAGCCAGGTCCTCCAGCGGGAGGCCGAGTTCGCCGACCTGCTCCAGGAGCGGGCCAAGCGGGTCGGCCAGCGTTCCCTCGGCACCCAGGCCGCCGCCGCGTCGGTCACCATCCCGGTCGTGGTGCACGTGATCCGCAGGGACACCACCCGGGCCGGCGGAAACATCCCCGACTCGATGATCCAGTCTCAGATCAACGTGCTCAACCAGGCCTTCAGCGGGGCGTCCGGTGGGGCGGCGACCGCCTTCGCCTTCCAGTTGCAGAGCATCAACCGGGTCACCAACACCTCCTGGTACCCGATCCGGCAGGGCACCACCGCCGAGCGGCAGATGAAGACCCAGTTGCGGGTCGGCGGCAAGAACACCCTGAACATCTACCTGGGGGCGCTGAGCAACAACCTGCTCGGTTGGGCGACCTTCCCGCAGCGCACGCTCAACAGCATGGACGGGGTGGTGGTGCTGAGCGAGTCGCTGCCCGGCGGCACGGCCACCAACTACAACCAGGGCGACACCGGCACCCACGAGGTCGGTCACTGGCTGAACCTGTACCACACCTTCCAGGGCGGCTGCTCCGGCTCGGGTGACCAGGTCTCGGACACCCCGGCGGAGGCTTCCCCGGCCAGCGGCTGCCCGACCGGTCGGGACACCTGCTCCGCCCCGGGCCTCGACCCGATCACCAACTTCATGGACTACTCGTACGACTCCTGCATGTACCAGTTCACGGCGGGCCAGGCCAGCCGCATGATCAGCGCCTGGAACACCTACCGAGCCGCCTGA
- a CDS encoding (Fe-S)-binding protein: MGSVQIVTTILAAAITAVAVWLAVRAVMQMTAVIRLGQPDPSRFGDKAGRTKTMLAETAGHTRMLRWSVVGAAHWVVMVGFIVLSLLVLEAYFEVVSPTGGLPLVGGWALYGLVTEWIGILGIVGILVLIGIRVANRPNRAGRRSRFTGSTMWQGYFVEAIVLAVLIMGFLIRGFKVATDHFEYPTWATPLSHAVGSVLPDWESGVSVAALIKIAISMTWLIVISLNVTMGVAWHRFLAFPNIFFKRKPGSAGSGLGALRPMMSDGKPLDFEEADPESDQFGVAHVEQFTWKGLLDFSTCTECGRCQSQCPAWNTGKPLSPKLLVLSLRDHAYAKAPYLLAGGGKDLTGEEKATAAQLAHLDVLALAEADKPLIGDAEAGGVIDPDVLWSCTTCGACVEQCPVDIEHIDHIVDMRRYQVLIESSFPSEAGVMLRNLENKGNPWGAPQNTREDWTKGLDFEVPRVGEVEDFEYLFWVGCAGAFEDRAKKTTRAVATLLNEAGVSFAILGEGETCSGDPARRIGNEFVFQMLAQQNVETLNEAFEGREKAKRKIVATCPHCFNTLGNEYGQLGGEFEVVHHTQLLAHLVATGKLTPVQPVDGGVTYHDPCYLGRHNRIFTPPREVLGSAVSAEITEMPRNSERSFCCGAGGARMWMEERIGKRINVDRVEEAMSTGARTIAVGCPFCSTMLTDGVNGKGAGEQVEVVDVASVLLRSVRPEQGRGVEESEPVAG; the protein is encoded by the coding sequence ATGGGCAGCGTCCAGATCGTCACCACGATCCTCGCGGCCGCCATCACCGCTGTCGCGGTGTGGCTTGCGGTACGCGCGGTCATGCAGATGACGGCCGTGATCCGGCTGGGTCAGCCCGACCCGTCCCGGTTCGGTGACAAGGCCGGCCGTACCAAGACCATGCTCGCGGAGACCGCCGGGCACACCCGGATGCTGCGCTGGAGTGTGGTGGGCGCGGCGCACTGGGTGGTGATGGTCGGCTTCATCGTGCTGTCGCTGCTGGTGCTTGAGGCCTACTTCGAGGTGGTCTCCCCGACCGGTGGGCTGCCCCTGGTCGGCGGGTGGGCGCTCTACGGTCTGGTCACCGAGTGGATCGGCATCCTCGGCATCGTCGGGATCCTGGTGCTGATCGGCATCCGGGTGGCCAACCGGCCGAACCGGGCCGGTCGCCGGTCGCGGTTCACCGGGTCGACGATGTGGCAGGGCTACTTCGTCGAGGCGATCGTCCTCGCCGTACTGATCATGGGTTTCCTGATCCGGGGCTTCAAGGTGGCCACGGACCACTTCGAGTACCCGACCTGGGCCACCCCGCTCAGCCACGCGGTCGGCTCGGTGCTGCCGGACTGGGAGTCCGGGGTCAGCGTGGCCGCCCTGATCAAGATCGCGATCTCGATGACCTGGCTCATCGTGATCTCGCTGAACGTCACCATGGGCGTGGCCTGGCACCGCTTCCTGGCCTTCCCCAACATCTTCTTCAAGCGCAAGCCCGGATCGGCCGGCTCCGGTCTCGGTGCCCTGCGGCCGATGATGAGCGACGGCAAGCCGCTGGACTTCGAGGAGGCCGACCCCGAGTCCGACCAGTTCGGGGTGGCCCACGTCGAGCAGTTCACCTGGAAGGGCCTGCTGGACTTCAGCACCTGCACGGAGTGCGGCCGGTGCCAGTCGCAGTGCCCGGCCTGGAACACCGGCAAGCCGCTGTCGCCGAAGCTGCTGGTGCTGAGCCTGCGCGACCACGCGTACGCCAAGGCGCCCTACCTGCTGGCCGGTGGCGGCAAGGACCTCACCGGTGAGGAGAAGGCCACCGCGGCCCAGTTGGCCCACCTAGACGTGCTGGCCCTGGCCGAGGCGGACAAGCCCCTGATCGGCGACGCCGAGGCCGGCGGTGTGATCGACCCGGACGTGCTCTGGTCCTGCACCACCTGCGGCGCCTGCGTCGAACAGTGCCCGGTGGACATCGAGCACATCGACCACATCGTCGACATGCGGCGTTACCAGGTGCTCATCGAGTCCAGCTTCCCCTCCGAGGCCGGGGTGATGCTGCGCAACCTGGAGAACAAGGGCAACCCCTGGGGTGCCCCGCAGAACACCCGGGAGGACTGGACCAAGGGTCTGGACTTCGAGGTTCCCCGGGTCGGCGAGGTGGAGGACTTCGAGTACCTGTTCTGGGTGGGTTGTGCCGGTGCCTTCGAGGACCGGGCCAAGAAGACCACCCGGGCGGTGGCCACCCTGCTGAACGAGGCCGGGGTCTCCTTCGCCATCCTCGGTGAGGGCGAGACCTGCTCGGGTGACCCGGCCCGCCGGATCGGCAACGAGTTCGTCTTCCAGATGCTCGCCCAGCAGAACGTGGAGACCCTCAACGAGGCCTTCGAGGGCCGCGAGAAGGCCAAGCGCAAGATCGTCGCGACCTGCCCGCACTGCTTCAACACCCTGGGCAACGAGTACGGCCAGCTCGGCGGGGAGTTCGAGGTGGTGCACCACACCCAGTTGCTGGCCCACCTGGTCGCCACCGGCAAGCTCACCCCGGTGCAGCCGGTCGACGGCGGGGTCACCTACCACGACCCGTGCTACCTGGGGCGGCACAACCGGATCTTCACCCCGCCGCGCGAGGTGCTGGGTAGCGCGGTAAGCGCCGAGATCACCGAGATGCCGCGGAACAGTGAGCGTTCCTTCTGCTGCGGTGCCGGTGGCGCCCGGATGTGGATGGAGGAGCGGATCGGCAAGCGGATCAACGTGGACCGGGTCGAGGAGGCCATGTCGACCGGGGCGCGGACCATCGCGGTCGGCTGCCCGTTCTGCTCGACGATGCTCACCGACGGGGTGAACGGCAAGGGCGCCGGCGAGCAGGTCGAGGTGGTCGATGTGGCGAGCGTCCTACTGCGGTCGGTCCGGCCCGAGCAGGGTCGGGGCGTCGAGGAGAGCGAGCCGGTCGCCGGCTGA
- the dcd gene encoding dCTP deaminase encodes MLLSDRDLVSEIKAGTLALEPFEPTLVQPSSIDVRLDKLFRVFNNHLYTHIDPATRQDDLTSPVEVPDGEPFVLHPGEFVLASTLEVISLGDQLAGRLEGKSSLGRLGLLTHSTAGFIDPGFSGHVTLELSNVANLPITLWPGMKIGQLCIFRLSSPAEHPYGSAVYGSRYQGQRGPTPSRAWQNWRTWPTR; translated from the coding sequence ATGCTGCTCTCCGACCGCGACCTGGTCTCCGAGATCAAGGCGGGCACCCTCGCGCTGGAGCCTTTCGAGCCCACCTTGGTGCAGCCCTCCAGCATCGACGTACGCCTGGACAAGTTGTTCCGGGTCTTCAACAACCACCTCTACACCCACATCGACCCGGCGACCCGGCAGGACGACCTGACCTCCCCGGTGGAGGTGCCCGACGGCGAGCCCTTCGTGCTGCACCCGGGCGAGTTCGTGCTCGCCTCCACCCTGGAGGTCATCTCCCTGGGTGACCAGCTCGCCGGTCGACTGGAGGGCAAGTCAAGCCTGGGTCGGCTGGGTCTGCTCACCCACTCCACCGCGGGCTTCATCGACCCCGGCTTCTCCGGGCACGTCACGCTGGAGCTGTCCAACGTGGCGAACCTGCCGATCACCCTCTGGCCCGGCATGAAGATCGGTCAGCTCTGCATCTTCCGGCTCTCCTCGCCGGCCGAGCACCCGTACGGGTCGGCCGTCTACGGTTCCCGCTACCAGGGCCAGCGCGGCCCGACCCCGAGCCGGGCCTGGCAGAACTGGCGCACCTGGCCGACCCGCTGA
- a CDS encoding multicopper oxidase family protein, translated as MISRRQLLIAGAGSAALLVAPRGAWAAPIRLAQPILDPTTIQKYVTELLIPPAMPPAHKHGKHKIEEYLIGVRQFSQQVLPPGLPSTTVWGYGSAVHKGTFSFPSFTINARVDHPVRVTWINQLVDKRGKFLPHLLPVDPTLHWANPPGGIAGRDSMPTFTETPGPYIGPVPMVVHLHGGHSREESDGYPEAWYLPRAKNIPAGFATVGSFYDEFRRKFERRHGIKWKPGTATFHYDNDQRATTAWFHDHTLGMTRQNVYAGPAGFYLLRGGKSDLPPGVLPGPAPAIGDKPGTRYYEIPLAIQDRSFNPDGSLFYPGTRAFSGDCTNPADYIPNGDVPPIWNPEFFANTMVVNGRTWPKLKVEKRRYRLRLLNGCNSRFLVLKIAANPTAPRPAAVALPMWLIGTDGGFLPKPVRLDQILLGNAQRADVIVDFTDVPAGTELFLINEGPDGPFTGVPADDGFADVNTTGQVMKFVVGPRIGADKSVPPDQLRLPKFTPLGTATNTRRLSLNEQVSSTGCGPIAALLGTVTAGGTAVPLRWDDPITENPTLNSTEIWELDNRTMDAHPIHVHEIQFQVVGRGADGNQPPSAQESGFLDTVIALPGEITRIKAFFDLPGRYVWHCHILEHEDNEMMRPYLIGWPKGGPATGDGGRASGPNVAGAIAGAVGLSAAAIGAAALAATSRKPDTATPI; from the coding sequence GTGATCTCGCGAAGGCAGTTGCTGATCGCAGGTGCTGGCAGCGCAGCCCTGCTGGTCGCTCCGCGTGGGGCATGGGCGGCGCCCATTCGGCTGGCGCAGCCGATACTCGATCCCACGACCATCCAGAAGTACGTGACGGAGTTGCTGATCCCGCCAGCCATGCCACCGGCGCACAAGCACGGCAAGCACAAGATCGAGGAATATCTGATCGGGGTGCGGCAGTTCTCGCAACAGGTCCTGCCACCGGGTCTGCCAAGCACGACGGTCTGGGGCTACGGCTCGGCCGTGCACAAGGGGACTTTCAGCTTCCCGTCGTTCACGATCAACGCTCGGGTGGATCACCCGGTGCGGGTGACCTGGATCAACCAGCTGGTCGACAAGCGGGGGAAGTTCCTGCCGCACCTGCTGCCGGTCGACCCAACCCTGCACTGGGCCAACCCCCCGGGCGGGATCGCCGGACGGGACTCCATGCCCACGTTCACCGAGACGCCCGGCCCGTACATCGGTCCCGTGCCGATGGTCGTCCACCTGCACGGCGGGCACAGCCGGGAAGAGAGCGATGGGTACCCGGAGGCGTGGTATCTGCCGAGAGCGAAGAATATCCCCGCCGGCTTCGCAACGGTGGGCAGCTTCTATGACGAGTTCCGGCGGAAGTTCGAGCGGCGACACGGGATCAAGTGGAAGCCGGGGACCGCCACCTTCCACTACGACAACGACCAGCGAGCGACCACCGCGTGGTTCCACGATCACACCCTGGGCATGACCCGGCAGAACGTGTACGCCGGCCCGGCCGGCTTCTACCTTCTCCGGGGCGGCAAGTCGGACCTGCCCCCCGGTGTCCTGCCCGGTCCCGCCCCCGCGATCGGTGACAAGCCTGGCACCCGCTACTACGAAATCCCGCTGGCCATCCAGGACCGGTCGTTCAACCCGGACGGGTCGCTCTTCTACCCGGGCACGCGGGCGTTCTCTGGCGACTGCACCAATCCGGCCGACTACATCCCGAATGGCGACGTGCCGCCGATCTGGAACCCCGAGTTCTTCGCGAACACGATGGTGGTCAACGGGCGGACGTGGCCAAAGCTCAAGGTCGAGAAGCGACGGTACCGGCTGCGCCTGCTCAACGGCTGCAACTCGCGCTTCCTCGTCCTGAAGATCGCGGCGAACCCGACAGCCCCGCGACCTGCCGCCGTGGCCCTGCCGATGTGGCTGATCGGCACCGACGGCGGCTTCCTGCCCAAGCCGGTGCGGCTCGACCAGATCCTGCTCGGCAATGCCCAGCGGGCGGATGTGATCGTGGACTTCACCGACGTGCCGGCTGGCACTGAGCTGTTCCTCATCAACGAGGGGCCGGACGGGCCGTTCACCGGCGTGCCTGCCGACGACGGGTTCGCGGACGTCAACACGACCGGACAGGTGATGAAGTTCGTCGTCGGGCCCCGGATCGGTGCGGACAAGAGCGTCCCGCCGGATCAGCTCCGCCTGCCCAAGTTCACACCCCTGGGCACGGCGACCAACACCCGCCGGCTCTCGCTCAACGAGCAGGTTTCCTCAACCGGTTGCGGTCCGATCGCGGCCCTGCTCGGCACCGTCACGGCCGGCGGCACGGCCGTACCGCTGCGGTGGGACGATCCGATCACCGAGAACCCGACACTCAATTCCACCGAGATCTGGGAGCTCGACAACCGGACGATGGACGCGCACCCTATCCACGTCCACGAGATCCAGTTCCAGGTGGTCGGCCGCGGAGCCGACGGCAACCAGCCGCCGAGCGCGCAGGAGAGCGGCTTCCTCGACACCGTGATCGCCCTGCCGGGTGAGATCACCCGGATCAAGGCTTTCTTCGATCTGCCCGGCCGCTACGTGTGGCACTGCCACATCCTGGAGCACGAGGACAACGAGATGATGCGGCCGTACCTCATCGGGTGGCCGAAGGGTGGGCCGGCTACTGGTGACGGTGGTCGCGCCAGTGGCCCCAACGTGGCGGGCGCCATCGCCGGAGCGGTGGGGCTGTCCGCCGCCGCCATCGGCGCTGCCGCGCTGGCGGCCACCTCACGGAAACCGGACACAGCCACCCCGATCTAG
- a CDS encoding pyridoxamine 5'-phosphate oxidase family protein, giving the protein MASWSDFAADEPRLADAIRLLMQQYGPGFGYLATVRPDGGPRVHPVSPVITDDGLYCFVIDSPKRRDLERDGRYALHSFPPEESDDEAYLAGRAWPVTDDATVARLALAARAAPQVDWRLFEFTIEVAMLSRRGHANPEVPGEHGGVPAVQVWLDPATTAPQAQRPASLAAHSARRARCAA; this is encoded by the coding sequence ATGGCTTCCTGGTCCGATTTCGCCGCCGACGAGCCCCGACTCGCCGACGCGATCCGCCTCCTCATGCAGCAGTACGGCCCGGGCTTCGGCTACCTGGCCACGGTCCGCCCCGACGGCGGGCCCCGGGTGCACCCGGTCTCCCCGGTGATCACCGATGACGGTCTCTACTGCTTCGTGATCGACTCTCCGAAGCGGCGTGACCTGGAACGCGACGGGCGCTACGCCCTGCACTCCTTCCCGCCCGAGGAGAGCGACGACGAGGCATACCTCGCCGGTCGGGCCTGGCCGGTGACGGACGACGCCACCGTGGCCCGCCTGGCGCTCGCCGCCCGCGCCGCGCCCCAGGTCGACTGGCGGCTGTTCGAGTTCACGATCGAGGTGGCGATGCTCAGCCGCCGTGGGCACGCCAACCCCGAGGTGCCCGGCGAGCACGGCGGGGTGCCGGCCGTCCAGGTCTGGCTCGACCCGGCGACCACCGCCCCCCAGGCCCAGCGGCCCGCCTCCCTGGCGGCCCACTCCGCCCGCCGCGCCCGCTGCGCGGCCTGA
- a CDS encoding helix-turn-helix domain-containing protein, which translates to MDSLPELTFGQRLKVYRERSGKTRAVLGGLVGRSAEWVKAVETDRILPPRIHMLDRIARALKIDVSVLAVELGDRSATVNGPEHPALASVRDAVNRIPLTGDTPAESLVGLRERLAVAWRARHQASDHRTVLGGLLPGLLRDGQRAVLAYEGEQRRQAQALLAETLGLAQMYIAYQPAAELLWRVADRAMVAAQESGDPEAIARAGWFLCQVHRDAGDWDTAMAVTLDVLSALESRAADGSTNLLALWGALNFEAAYTAARAGEEGRAWRYWDRADQVAQRLPKGFYQPQTSFSQVIMGAHAVTVAVELQKSGEAVRQANRHDAAAIPSRPRRARHLIEVARAHHGKDDKEATVATLRKAYESAPETIRFNGYARQITLDLLDGPRSIRDDARDLAVKVGLVP; encoded by the coding sequence GTGGATTCCTTGCCGGAGTTGACGTTCGGGCAGCGGCTGAAGGTCTACCGGGAGCGGTCCGGGAAGACTCGTGCGGTGCTCGGTGGCCTGGTGGGGCGTAGCGCCGAGTGGGTCAAGGCGGTGGAGACCGATCGAATTCTGCCGCCGCGCATTCACATGCTGGATCGGATCGCGCGTGCCCTGAAGATCGACGTGTCGGTGTTGGCCGTGGAACTGGGTGACCGGTCTGCGACGGTCAACGGGCCAGAGCATCCCGCGCTGGCGTCGGTCCGGGACGCGGTGAACCGCATCCCCCTTACCGGTGACACCCCGGCGGAGTCGTTGGTCGGTCTGAGGGAGCGGCTTGCGGTGGCGTGGCGGGCGCGGCATCAGGCGTCGGATCACCGTACGGTGCTGGGCGGGTTGTTGCCGGGGTTGCTGCGCGACGGGCAGCGGGCCGTGTTGGCGTACGAGGGTGAGCAGCGGCGGCAGGCGCAGGCCCTGCTGGCGGAGACGCTCGGGCTGGCGCAGATGTACATCGCGTACCAGCCCGCTGCCGAACTGCTCTGGCGGGTGGCGGATCGGGCGATGGTGGCGGCGCAGGAGTCCGGTGATCCGGAGGCGATCGCCCGTGCGGGGTGGTTCCTGTGTCAGGTGCATCGGGACGCCGGAGACTGGGACACCGCGATGGCGGTGACCCTGGACGTGCTGTCGGCGCTGGAGTCGCGGGCAGCCGACGGAAGCACGAATCTGCTGGCCTTGTGGGGTGCGCTGAACTTCGAAGCCGCGTACACCGCTGCTCGTGCCGGTGAGGAAGGGCGGGCCTGGCGGTACTGGGACCGTGCGGACCAGGTGGCACAGCGCCTGCCGAAAGGCTTCTACCAGCCGCAGACGTCGTTCTCCCAGGTCATCATGGGCGCTCATGCGGTGACCGTGGCGGTGGAGCTGCAGAAATCCGGCGAGGCGGTGCGGCAGGCTAATCGACATGACGCGGCGGCGATCCCGTCGAGGCCGCGTCGAGCACGCCATCTCATCGAGGTCGCGCGGGCGCACCACGGCAAGGACGACAAGGAAGCGACCGTGGCGACGCTGCGAAAGGCGTACGAGTCGGCTCCGGAGACGATCCGCTTCAACGGGTACGCCCGCCAGATCACCTTGGACCTGCTCGACGGGCCGCGTTCCATCCGAGATGACGCCCGTGACCTCGCGGTCAAGGTCGGGCTCGTGCCGTGA